A section of the Mesotoga infera genome encodes:
- a CDS encoding amino acid permease: MKKGMKFWDLVALEIGMTIGAGIFIYMPIAYRSAGVGTIPAFVFAFLPMAIIMINVMLLGSTLPTTGGTFKYGAFLFSPRVAFLGLWAYLFGAFVGLFPLNALALASYMKGIWDGIPLVPVAFLILTFFYIVNLLGLKIASRVEIISVALLFIAIAVYTVPGMANIEPGNIEGVFSTGIGSMIYASALLTFTFAGSNAVIELGGEVENAKKNLPLSVIFSLSVVLACYLLMAVVSFGVGGDMLEKGTLNDIASNYLSGFLFYVFAFGGPILAIATTINATYMWGTRSLLALCRLRV; this comes from the coding sequence TGCCAATAGCCTATAGAAGTGCGGGAGTGGGTACCATTCCGGCTTTCGTTTTCGCATTTCTCCCGATGGCGATCATAATGATCAACGTGATGCTTCTAGGTTCTACGCTTCCGACAACCGGAGGAACCTTCAAGTACGGTGCTTTCCTCTTCTCACCCAGAGTCGCATTTCTCGGCCTTTGGGCCTATCTCTTCGGGGCCTTTGTAGGTCTCTTTCCTCTGAATGCGCTCGCGCTTGCGTCATACATGAAAGGGATCTGGGACGGGATTCCCCTTGTTCCGGTAGCCTTTCTGATACTCACCTTCTTCTATATCGTGAACCTTCTAGGACTGAAGATAGCCTCTCGTGTAGAAATTATATCCGTAGCCCTATTGTTCATAGCCATAGCAGTCTACACCGTGCCAGGCATGGCTAACATAGAACCGGGGAATATTGAAGGCGTTTTTTCAACGGGCATTGGTTCAATGATCTACGCTTCGGCGCTCTTGACTTTCACATTTGCGGGCTCTAATGCCGTGATAGAGCTTGGCGGAGAGGTGGAGAACGCAAAAAAGAATCTGCCGCTTTCGGTAATCTTCTCCCTCTCAGTTGTCTTGGCTTGCTATCTCCTGATGGCAGTTGTCTCGTTTGGTGTCGGTGGGGACATGCTCGAGAAAGGAACTCTTAACGACATTGCTTCGAACTATCTCAGCGGATTTCTTTTCTACGTCTTCGCATTCGGCGGCCCGATACTCGCTATCGCAACAACAATCAACGCAACTTATATGTGGGGAACAAGGTCGTTGCTTGCGCTCTGCAGGCTGAGAGTC